In Pseudoduganella albidiflava, a single window of DNA contains:
- the lptF gene encoding LPS export ABC transporter permease LptF: MIFQRALRRELLGSAGATFTVLFTIILTWTLIRILGQAAGGKVASGDVIALIAFTSLNYLPLILALTSFIAVLLVVTRTYRESEMVVWFASGQSLTAWIRPVLTFGFPIIVVTAVLSFYAGPWAKLQYAEYVERFTKREDLQKVSPGQFKESGSRNAIFFAEGASGQTASVQNVFVNQVDARGTSVIVAKDAVVETADNGQRYLVMKNGRRYQGQPGQADFQTMEFDTYRMQVAQQATRLDPIQDVKAIPTATLVKIPTNQARSELLWRISAPITCFVLLLLAIPLGFVNPRAGSSTNLIIAILIFFTYYNMNELFRKGVEQGRFSFTLGWWPLHLVALLTVLALFLWRLNVNSRWHPRALFASRKRGQGAA, from the coding sequence ATGATTTTTCAACGCGCCCTCCGGCGTGAGCTGCTCGGCTCCGCCGGGGCTACCTTCACGGTGCTGTTCACCATCATCCTCACGTGGACCCTGATCAGGATCCTTGGCCAGGCCGCCGGCGGCAAGGTCGCATCGGGCGATGTCATCGCGCTGATCGCCTTCACGTCGCTGAATTACCTGCCCCTGATCCTTGCGCTGACCAGCTTCATCGCCGTGCTGCTGGTAGTCACCCGCACCTACCGGGAATCCGAAATGGTGGTCTGGTTCGCTTCCGGCCAGAGCCTGACGGCGTGGATCCGGCCCGTGCTCACGTTCGGCTTTCCCATCATCGTGGTCACCGCGGTGCTGTCGTTCTACGCCGGGCCATGGGCCAAGCTGCAGTATGCCGAGTACGTCGAGCGCTTCACCAAGCGCGAAGACCTGCAGAAGGTGTCGCCCGGCCAGTTCAAGGAATCGGGTTCCAGGAACGCGATCTTCTTCGCCGAAGGCGCGTCGGGCCAGACCGCTTCGGTGCAGAACGTGTTCGTCAACCAGGTCGATGCGCGCGGCACTTCCGTCATCGTGGCAAAGGACGCCGTGGTCGAAACGGCCGATAACGGCCAGCGCTACCTGGTGATGAAGAACGGCCGCCGCTACCAGGGCCAGCCGGGCCAGGCCGATTTCCAGACGATGGAGTTCGACACCTACAGGATGCAGGTGGCGCAGCAGGCCACCCGGCTCGATCCGATCCAGGACGTGAAGGCGATCCCGACGGCAACCCTGGTCAAGATTCCCACCAACCAGGCGCGCTCCGAACTGCTGTGGCGCATTTCCGCGCCGATCACCTGCTTCGTGCTGCTGTTGCTGGCGATTCCACTCGGCTTCGTCAATCCCCGCGCCGGCAGTTCCACCAACCTGATCATCGCGATCCTCATTTTCTTCACGTACTACAACATGAACGAACTGTTCAGGAAAGGTGTCGAGCAGGGCCGGTTCAGCTTCACTCTGGGCTGGTGGCCGCTGCACCTGGTGGCGCTGCTGACGGTGCTGGCCCTGTTCCTGTGGCGCCTGAACGTGAACAGCCGCTGGCATCCGCGCGCACTGTTCGCGTCGCGCAAGCGCGGCCAGGGGGCGGCATGA
- a CDS encoding leucyl aminopeptidase, whose product MDFSIKAFDTKNTIASAKTGCVAVGVFENRKLSQAAQALDGAGQITAALKSGDITGKPGTTLLLRGVDGVAAERVLLVGLGNADGVTEKAFTGGVQATLKAFATLGAADAIIALPLAELKDRDVNWAIRTVVVAARDSIYRTDAQKSKKDPAPAGVKKLALAVPNSAATKLALAQAIAVANGMQLTKDLANLSANVCTPTYLAETAKSLGKEYKFNVEVLERKQLEALKMGSFLSVTNGSEQPPKFIVMKHMGGKPKDAPVVLVGKGITFDTGGISIKPGPGMDEMKYDMGGAASVLGTFRAIGEMGLKLNVIGIVPACENMPSGRATKPGDIVTSMNGLTIEVLNTDAEGRLILCDALTYAERFNPAAVIDVATLTGACIVALGHHHSGLFTRDDDQHNALAEEIAAAGRATGDTVWRLPIGEQYNDQLKSNFADLANIGTPGGASCTAAAFLENFTRKYPWAHVDIAGTAWKSGAAKGATGRPVPLLTNFLINRV is encoded by the coding sequence ATGGACTTTAGCATAAAAGCATTCGACACCAAGAACACCATCGCGTCGGCCAAGACCGGCTGTGTCGCAGTGGGCGTATTCGAAAACAGGAAGCTGTCACAGGCGGCCCAGGCGCTCGATGGCGCCGGCCAGATCACGGCGGCGCTGAAGTCCGGCGACATCACCGGCAAGCCCGGCACCACCCTCCTGCTGCGCGGCGTGGATGGCGTGGCGGCCGAGCGCGTGCTGCTGGTGGGACTGGGCAATGCCGACGGCGTGACCGAGAAAGCCTTCACGGGCGGCGTGCAGGCCACCCTGAAGGCGTTTGCCACGCTGGGCGCGGCGGACGCCATTATCGCACTGCCGCTGGCCGAACTGAAGGACCGCGACGTGAACTGGGCGATCCGCACCGTGGTGGTGGCCGCGCGCGACAGCATCTATCGCACCGACGCGCAGAAATCCAAGAAGGATCCGGCGCCGGCGGGCGTGAAGAAGCTGGCGCTGGCCGTGCCGAACAGCGCCGCCACCAAGCTGGCGCTGGCGCAGGCGATCGCCGTGGCCAACGGCATGCAGCTCACCAAGGACCTGGCCAACCTGTCGGCCAACGTGTGCACGCCGACCTACCTCGCCGAGACCGCCAAGAGCCTGGGCAAGGAATACAAGTTCAACGTCGAAGTACTGGAGCGCAAGCAGCTCGAGGCACTGAAGATGGGCAGCTTCCTGTCGGTGACCAACGGCAGCGAGCAGCCGCCGAAGTTCATCGTCATGAAGCACATGGGCGGCAAGCCGAAGGATGCGCCGGTGGTGCTGGTCGGCAAGGGCATCACGTTCGATACGGGCGGCATTTCGATCAAGCCGGGCCCCGGCATGGATGAGATGAAATACGACATGGGCGGCGCCGCGTCGGTACTGGGCACCTTCCGCGCGATCGGCGAAATGGGCCTGAAGCTGAACGTGATCGGCATCGTGCCGGCCTGCGAGAACATGCCGTCGGGCCGCGCCACCAAGCCGGGCGACATCGTCACGTCGATGAACGGCCTGACCATCGAGGTGCTGAACACGGACGCCGAAGGCCGCCTGATCCTGTGCGACGCGCTGACCTACGCCGAGCGCTTCAACCCGGCCGCCGTGATCGACGTGGCCACGCTGACCGGTGCCTGCATCGTGGCGCTGGGCCACCACCACAGCGGCCTGTTCACGCGCGACGACGACCAGCACAACGCGCTGGCCGAGGAAATCGCCGCCGCCGGCCGCGCCACCGGCGATACCGTGTGGCGCCTGCCGATCGGCGAACAGTACAACGACCAGCTGAAATCGAACTTCGCCGACCTGGCCAATATCGGCACGCCGGGCGGCGCCTCGTGCACAGCCGCCGCGTTCCTGGAAAACTTCACCCGCAAGTATCCATGGGCCCACGTGGACATCGCCGGCACCGCCTGGAAATCGGGCGCCGCCAAGGGTGCTACCGGCCGGCCGGTGCCGCTGCTGACGAATTTCCTGATCAACCGGGTATGA